The following proteins come from a genomic window of Kitasatospora cineracea:
- a CDS encoding LacI family DNA-binding transcriptional regulator yields the protein MKKKLDEVARFAGVSTVTVSRVLRNRPGVSRETRAAVLTALDVMGLERPAGFRSERAPLVGLVVPDLQNPVFPAFCEVLAGALSKQGLMPVLCTRTADGVSEANYIEMLLRQNVAGIVFVGASYADAGPEQGRALREREVPVVLINAADGHRGSSLVSVDDEAAVEQALAHLEALGHERIGLLLGPAGHVPSVRKLEAFARHLRRRGREGELGRLVAHAMFSMDGGAAAVPRLVEAGASAVVCASDALALGAVRRLRREGLVVPDDVSVVGFDDSPYMIATDPPLTTVRQPTAAMAAAAAKALVDQIEGRQVPAGEVLFEPELIVRGSTGPVRAVIATGR from the coding sequence ATGAAGAAGAAGCTGGACGAGGTGGCCCGGTTCGCCGGCGTGAGCACGGTGACGGTGAGCCGGGTGCTGCGCAACCGGCCGGGGGTGTCGCGGGAGACGCGCGCGGCGGTGCTGACGGCGCTGGACGTGATGGGCCTGGAGCGGCCCGCCGGCTTCCGGTCGGAGCGGGCGCCGCTGGTCGGCCTGGTCGTCCCCGACCTGCAGAATCCCGTCTTCCCGGCGTTCTGCGAGGTACTGGCGGGGGCGCTGAGCAAGCAGGGGCTGATGCCGGTGCTGTGCACCCGCACCGCCGACGGCGTCTCGGAGGCGAACTACATCGAGATGCTGCTGCGGCAGAACGTCGCCGGCATCGTGTTCGTGGGGGCCAGCTACGCGGACGCCGGGCCCGAGCAGGGGCGGGCGCTGCGCGAGCGCGAGGTGCCGGTGGTGCTGATCAACGCGGCCGACGGGCACCGGGGTTCGTCGCTGGTCTCGGTCGACGACGAGGCCGCCGTCGAGCAGGCGCTGGCCCACCTGGAGGCGCTCGGGCACGAGCGGATCGGGCTGCTGCTCGGCCCGGCCGGACACGTGCCGTCCGTACGCAAACTGGAGGCGTTCGCCCGGCACCTGCGCCGGCGCGGGCGGGAGGGGGAGCTGGGCCGGCTGGTGGCCCACGCGATGTTCTCGATGGACGGCGGAGCGGCGGCCGTGCCCAGGCTGGTGGAGGCCGGGGCGAGCGCGGTGGTGTGCGCGAGCGACGCGCTGGCGCTGGGCGCGGTGCGGCGGCTGCGGCGCGAGGGACTGGTGGTGCCGGACGACGTCTCGGTGGTCGGGTTCGACGACTCTCCGTACATGATCGCCACCGATCCGCCGCTGACCACGGTGCGCCAGCCGACCGCCGCGATGGCCGCCGCGGCGGCCAAGGCCCTGGTCGACCAGATCGAGGGCCGCCAAGTGCCCGCGGGGGAGGTGCTGTTCGAGCCCGAGCTGATCGTGCGCGGGTCGACCGGTCCGGTACGCGCAGTGATCGCCACCGGGAGGTAG
- a CDS encoding extracellular solute-binding protein — MDSNRIRRVSAVALAAATALAAAACGSSGSGSGDAGGVVTISVNGLPPATQTVDRKNFEDDVKAFEASHPNIRIDAHEGLMDPKTFAAKLAGGQLEDVYYVYFTDPAGLIQRHQAADITPYLKDVPALADVKPELQRVFTGKDGKVYGLPTGNYSMGLVYNRELFTRAGLDPDKPPTTWDEVRTAAQRITALGDGTTGYADFSKNNQGGWHLTAWIYSLGGDVATQDGTGKWKAAVDSDASRKALQYLHDMRWTDNSMGSRQLLEIPDVQKAMGAGKLGMYLAGPDNIPTIVKQFERKYDEYGLAAMPGTATLGGGDGFMFNPKDTPAKIKAGLAWVQWKYLNPDRQEETDKKSAGSDIPIGLPQPDLFDGKSGETVKAVHAKYANVPQQNYQPFVDRSAEVKVKVEPPNAQQIYTVLDGVMQAVLTKQDANVDELLKDAQKKVDTILATAQ; from the coding sequence ATGGACAGCAACAGAATCCGCCGTGTCTCCGCCGTGGCGCTGGCCGCGGCCACCGCCCTCGCGGCCGCCGCCTGCGGCAGCAGCGGCAGCGGCTCGGGTGACGCCGGCGGCGTGGTCACCATCTCGGTCAACGGCCTCCCCCCGGCCACCCAGACCGTGGACCGCAAGAACTTCGAGGACGACGTCAAGGCGTTCGAGGCGAGCCACCCGAACATCAGGATCGACGCCCACGAGGGCCTGATGGACCCGAAGACCTTCGCCGCGAAGCTCGCGGGCGGGCAGCTGGAGGACGTCTACTACGTCTACTTCACCGACCCCGCGGGCCTGATCCAGCGCCACCAGGCCGCCGACATCACCCCGTACCTGAAGGACGTCCCCGCGCTCGCCGACGTCAAGCCCGAGCTGCAGCGGGTCTTCACGGGCAAGGACGGCAAGGTCTACGGCCTGCCCACCGGCAACTACTCGATGGGCCTGGTCTACAACCGCGAGCTGTTCACCAGGGCCGGGCTGGACCCGGACAAGCCGCCGACCACCTGGGACGAGGTCCGCACCGCCGCGCAGAGGATCACCGCGCTCGGCGACGGCACCACCGGCTACGCCGACTTCTCCAAGAACAACCAGGGCGGCTGGCACCTGACCGCGTGGATCTACTCGCTGGGCGGCGACGTCGCCACCCAGGACGGCACGGGCAAGTGGAAGGCCGCCGTCGACTCCGACGCGAGCCGCAAGGCCCTGCAGTACCTGCACGACATGCGGTGGACCGACAACAGCATGGGCAGCCGCCAACTGCTGGAGATCCCCGACGTCCAGAAGGCGATGGGCGCGGGCAAGCTCGGCATGTACCTCGCCGGCCCCGACAACATCCCCACCATCGTCAAGCAGTTCGAGCGCAAGTACGACGAGTACGGGCTGGCCGCGATGCCCGGCACCGCCACGCTCGGCGGCGGCGACGGCTTCATGTTCAACCCCAAGGACACCCCGGCGAAGATCAAGGCCGGCCTGGCCTGGGTCCAGTGGAAGTACCTGAACCCGGACCGGCAGGAGGAGACCGACAAGAAGTCGGCCGGCTCCGACATCCCGATCGGCCTGCCCCAGCCCGACCTGTTCGACGGGAAGAGCGGCGAGACGGTCAAGGCCGTGCACGCCAAGTACGCCAACGTCCCGCAGCAGAACTACCAGCCGTTCGTGGACCGTTCCGCGGAGGTGAAGGTCAAGGTCGAGCCGCCGAACGCGCAGCAGATCTACACCGTGCTGGACGGCGTGATGCAGGCCGTGCTCACCAAGCAGGACGCGAACGTCGACGAGCTGCTGAAGGACGCGCAGAAGAAGGTCGACACCATCCTCGCCACCGCGCAGTGA
- a CDS encoding carbohydrate ABC transporter permease has translation MKVDTVGAPRRTQRRPAAGPAPSPPSSPRRAGLRRRVADNLVGYLFLGAGILAFALFSWYPIVRGFLLSFQQVDFAQPATWVGLDNFQRLFDDPLFLTAWRNTLWFTALALVFGFAAPFVTAVVLNELRHGRAYLRMTVYLPVMLPPIVTVLLWRWFYDPGPGLFNHALGILHLPPQQWLESENLSMLSLVLVSTWANMGTTTLIYLAALQGVPGELYEAAQLDGASIRQRLWHVTIPQMRFILLITLLLQVIGTMQVFIEPFVLTGGGPNDATVTVLLLLYRYAFVYNDFGLASAMSTVLFVVLGAFAGLYLRLTRSKG, from the coding sequence ATGAAGGTCGACACCGTCGGCGCCCCGCGCCGCACCCAGCGGCGGCCCGCCGCCGGCCCCGCACCGTCCCCGCCCTCCTCCCCGCGCCGGGCGGGACTGCGCCGCCGCGTCGCCGACAACCTCGTCGGGTACCTGTTCCTCGGCGCCGGCATCCTCGCCTTCGCCCTGTTCTCCTGGTACCCGATCGTCCGCGGGTTCCTGCTGAGCTTCCAGCAGGTCGACTTCGCGCAGCCCGCGACCTGGGTCGGCCTGGACAACTTCCAGCGCCTGTTCGACGACCCGCTGTTCCTCACCGCCTGGCGCAACACCCTGTGGTTCACCGCGCTGGCCCTGGTGTTCGGCTTCGCCGCGCCGTTCGTCACCGCCGTCGTCCTCAACGAGCTGCGCCACGGCCGGGCCTACCTGCGGATGACCGTCTACCTGCCGGTGATGCTGCCGCCGATCGTCACCGTCCTGCTGTGGCGCTGGTTCTACGACCCGGGCCCGGGCCTGTTCAACCACGCGCTGGGGATCCTGCACCTGCCCCCGCAGCAGTGGCTGGAGTCGGAGAACCTGTCGATGCTGTCGCTGGTCCTGGTCTCCACCTGGGCCAACATGGGCACCACCACGCTGATCTACCTCGCCGCCCTCCAGGGCGTGCCCGGCGAACTGTACGAGGCCGCGCAGCTCGACGGCGCCTCGATCCGGCAGCGGCTGTGGCACGTGACGATCCCGCAGATGCGCTTCATCCTGCTGATCACGCTGCTGCTCCAGGTCATCGGCACCATGCAGGTGTTCATCGAACCCTTCGTGCTGACCGGCGGCGGACCGAACGACGCCACCGTCACCGTCCTGCTGCTGCTCTACCGCTACGCCTTCGTCTACAACGACTTCGGCCTGGCCAGCGCGATGAGCACCGTCCTGTTCGTCGTCCTCGGCGCCTTCGCCGGCCTCTACCTGCGCCTGACCCGCTCCAAGGGCTGA
- a CDS encoding carbohydrate ABC transporter permease codes for MATAESAARTLVAPAELDRPLGRLLYRTVLGTVLVTFTAAFVFPLYWLVSGALKSSAELADPHPTLLPHSFHPESYSQAWSSTGLGRYFLNTLLLAAGALLLQLVVDVCAAYALSKLRPVLGNVVLAMMLATLMLPVSALLVPTYLTVVDIPLIHVNLINTPFAVWLPACANAFNIFVLKRFFDQIPEELIDAARIDGAGPVRILLHVVLPLARPVLAVVSIFAVVGVWKDFLWPMLTLPDPKGQPITVALNTLANDMPANQLLAGMAMAAVPLLVIFLLFQRHIMAGLTAGSLKG; via the coding sequence ATGGCCACCGCCGAATCCGCCGCCCGCACCCTCGTCGCCCCCGCCGAACTCGACCGGCCGCTCGGACGCCTGCTCTACCGGACCGTGCTGGGCACCGTCCTGGTCACCTTCACCGCCGCGTTCGTCTTTCCGCTGTACTGGCTGGTCTCCGGCGCGCTGAAGTCCTCCGCCGAACTCGCCGACCCGCACCCGACGCTGCTCCCGCACAGCTTCCACCCCGAGAGCTACAGCCAGGCGTGGAGCAGCACCGGACTGGGCCGCTACTTCCTCAACACCCTGCTGCTGGCCGCCGGTGCGCTGCTCCTCCAACTGGTGGTGGACGTCTGCGCCGCCTACGCGCTGTCCAAGCTGCGGCCGGTGCTGGGCAACGTCGTCCTCGCGATGATGCTGGCCACCCTGATGCTGCCGGTCTCCGCGCTGCTGGTGCCCACCTACCTGACGGTGGTGGACATCCCGCTGATCCACGTCAACCTGATCAACACGCCGTTCGCCGTCTGGCTGCCCGCCTGCGCCAACGCCTTCAACATCTTCGTGCTGAAGCGGTTCTTCGACCAGATCCCGGAGGAGCTGATCGACGCCGCCCGGATCGACGGCGCCGGGCCGGTGCGGATCCTGCTGCACGTGGTGCTGCCGCTGGCCCGGCCGGTCCTCGCCGTGGTGTCCATCTTCGCGGTGGTCGGCGTCTGGAAGGACTTCCTGTGGCCGATGCTGACGCTGCCCGACCCCAAGGGCCAGCCGATCACCGTCGCCCTCAACACCCTCGCCAACGACATGCCCGCCAACCAGCTGCTGGCCGGCATGGCGATGGCCGCCGTCCCGCTGCTGGTGATCTTCCTGCTGTTCCAGCGCCACATCATGGCGGGACTGACCGCCGGCAGCCTCAAGGGCTGA